Proteins encoded by one window of Serinibacter arcticus:
- a CDS encoding DUF4397 domain-containing protein translates to MPRPPPPPRPPSPPPWTAGCVWVTLPRHPAVDARLTAVAGTTDLTFEDVGYGDVSGYTRLPQGTYTVAMIPAGAPRGTDPHHQTFEVVPGGAATVAAVGLNALSGRVIADDLTPRRRRASVSSRPPSPPRGRRHHRHGDPHRPGRRVRYRDRLRRGRRRSLDARRRGDAVRHGPGGPPRRSVNTLVVLDDGDQITLTTLEDASGPSAAPQGGVATGEVCWRPTAARAAIAGVAGALGLVVGLRALVRRRPEVA, encoded by the coding sequence GTGCCGCGGCCCCCGCCGCCGCCGCGCCCGCCGAGCCCGCCCCCGTGGACGGCTGGGTGCGTCTGGGTCACTCTCCCCCGACACCCCGCGGTCGACGCGCGGCTCACCGCCGTCGCCGGCACGACCGACCTGACGTTCGAGGACGTCGGCTACGGGGACGTCTCCGGCTACACCCGCCTGCCGCAGGGCACGTACACCGTCGCGATGATCCCGGCCGGCGCCCCGAGGGGCACCGACCCCCATCACCAGACCTTCGAGGTCGTCCCCGGCGGCGCGGCGACGGTGGCGGCGGTCGGCCTCAACGCCCTGTCCGGCCGGGTCATCGCCGACGACCTCACACCCCGCCGACGGCGCGCGTCCGTCTCATCCAGGCCTCCGTCTCCTCCCCGAGGTCGACGTCACCACCGACACGGGGACCCCCATCGCCCGGGGCGCCGCGTTCGGTACCGCGACCGACTACGCCGAGGTCGGCGCCGGTCGCTGGACGCTCGACGTCGAGGGGACGCAGTCCGGCACGGTCCAGGTGGACCTCCCCGCCGCAGCGTCAACACGCTCGTCGTCCTCGACGACGGCGACCAGATCACGCTCACGACCCTCGAGGACGCGAGCGGACCGTCGGCGGCACCGCAGGGGGGTGTCGCCACCGGTGAGGTGTGCTGGAGGCCGACCGCCGCACGGGCCGCGATCGCCGGTGTCGCCGGGGCCCTGGGCCTCGTCGTCGGTCTTCGCGCGCTCGTCCGTCGCCGTCCGGAGGTCGCGTGA